A single window of Eucalyptus grandis isolate ANBG69807.140 chromosome 1, ASM1654582v1, whole genome shotgun sequence DNA harbors:
- the LOC104433136 gene encoding transcription factor DIVARICATA — MLLASREMNRGIEILSPYLQNSNWLFQESKGTKWTPEENKRFENLLAVYDKDTPDRWAKVAASIPGKTVGDVMKQYRELEEDVSDIEAGLIPIPGYGGNSFTLEWINSNNGSDGLKQLYSTVGKRGTSTKPSDQERKKGVPWTEEEHRQFLMGLKKYGKGDWRNISRYFVTSRTPTQVASHAQKYFIRQGTGGKDKRRSSIHDITTVHLPDSDPPSPVKRQSASPDNSSTITKLPVQAQPHDHHPKIEEMSTDILCWNNQSNGGLATAYDQVGVDAAFGPFRGVSSYGNKLHEQRFLMVDFRCPVRSLFPDAAYALSVKMPQWDFCKNLWRLMDVWGSFSNTWSLIQECCVFKGFMCEYI, encoded by the exons ATGCTTTTGGCTTCACGCGAGATGAATCGGGGAATCGAAATACTATCACCGTACCTCCAGAATTCGAACTGGTTGTTCCAGGAGAGCAAGGGGACGAAATGGACCCCCGAGGAGAACAAGCGGTTCGAGAACTTGTTGGCGGTGTACGATAAAGACACACCGGATAGGTGGGCGAAAGTGGCGGCTTCGATCCCCGGGAAGACGGTGGGCGACGTGATGAAGCAGTATAGGGAATTGGAGGAAGATGTGAGCGATATCGAAGCCGGGCTTATTCCGATTCCGGGATATGGAGGCAACTCCTTCACATTGGAGTGGATCAATAGTAACAATGGTTCTGATGGGTTGAAGCAATTGTACAGTACCGTTGGAAAGAGAGGCACTTCAACAAAACCCTCTGAtcaggagagaaagaaaggtgTTCCGTGGACTGAAGAAGAGCACAG GCAATTTTTGATGGGTCTTAAGAAGTACGGGAAAGGGGATTGGAGAAATATCTCGCGCTACTTCGTGACTAGTAGGACTCCGACGCAGGTCGCCAGTCATGCCCAAAAATACTTCATCAGACAGGGTACAGGAGGCAAGGACAAGCGGAGATCCAGCATTCATGACATCACAACGGTTCATCTCCCAGATAGTGACCCGCCTTCACCAGTCAAAAGGCAATCCGCCTCACCTGACAATTCTTCCACGATCACGAAGCTACCAGTGCAAGCACAGCCACATGATCATCATCCAAAGATTGAAGAGATGAGCACAGATATCTTGTGCTGGAACAACCAGTCGAACGGAGGGTTAGCGACGGCATATGACCAAGTAGGCGTTGATGCTGCCTTTGGACCATTTCGCGGGGTTTCTTCCTACGGGAACAAGTTGCACGAGCAGAGATTCCTCATGGTGGACTTCCGGTGCCCAGTTCGATCCTTATTTCCAGATGCAGCCTATGCACTATCAGTGAAAATGCCTCAGTGggatttttgcaaaaatttgtGGAGGTTAATGGATGTATGGGGATCATTCAGCAACACCTGGTCTCTAATCCAAGAGTGCTGTGTCTTTAAGGGGTTTATGTGTGAATACATTTGA